Proteins from a genomic interval of Paenibacillus sp. FSL H8-0048:
- a CDS encoding ABC transporter permease yields MNILSVLHCELRKIIRSNVFWIMFLVLGFGPIMMGVGNVLSSDAGGVTWEVYLTGLLETLAPLGLIGYTFVAAWVFGREFSDRTIKDLLAKPISRAKIVLAKFLVILAWCLLLSIYMFAIGLAVGAILGVAGGSAAFIWSLFLKFLVTSLLYILVTAPSILLANVTKGYLAPLGLILIIVILSNVLSSFGFAPYFPWTIPSVFQSTGSLQLSSIIIIAYTGIIGIAGTFAWWRYAEQP; encoded by the coding sequence ATGAATATTCTATCGGTGCTACATTGTGAGCTTCGCAAGATTATCCGCTCGAATGTATTCTGGATTATGTTCCTGGTTTTAGGCTTCGGGCCCATCATGATGGGCGTCGGAAATGTATTATCCAGTGACGCCGGCGGTGTCACCTGGGAAGTGTATTTAACCGGATTGCTGGAGACACTTGCCCCGCTGGGACTGATCGGGTACACCTTTGTGGCGGCCTGGGTCTTCGGACGGGAGTTTTCGGACCGGACCATTAAGGATTTACTGGCCAAGCCCATTTCCAGAGCAAAAATTGTATTGGCCAAGTTCCTGGTCATTTTAGCATGGTGCCTGCTACTGTCCATCTATATGTTCGCTATTGGTCTTGCCGTAGGAGCCATCCTCGGTGTTGCAGGCGGGTCCGCCGCGTTCATTTGGAGCTTATTCCTTAAGTTCCTGGTCACTTCGCTGTTGTACATCCTTGTGACCGCGCCAAGCATTCTGTTGGCTAATGTGACCAAGGGCTACCTGGCACCTCTGGGGCTCATCCTGATTATCGTCATTCTGTCCAATGTGCTCAGTTCCTTTGGATTCGCGCCTTATTTCCCATGGACCATCCCGTCGGTATTCCAAAGCACCGGTTCGCTGCAGCTGAGCAGTATCATCATCATTGCGTATACCGGGATTATCGGAATCGCCGGAACCTTTGCCTGGTGGAGATATGCGGAGCAGCCTTAA
- a CDS encoding helix-turn-helix domain-containing protein, with protein MRATINRLVRYKAFQKLTISYFLLVLLTVSLLSSVLFSLFSRSAIKEIERNSRAMLSQITYASDVVYNQVMTIGNTLLTQPEILSFLDETAENKVSNYHIFQQIEQIANLNPYIHSIGIHRPSTGTTVDTAGLPFDVSLTALSAKQYMEFNPRSLKVASRNNGRPLQFLTFLLYPNFAYQTAGNPLIYINVEEQSILTTIRKIGKADAANNVFVINNEGKVLSNTDSNLFLDDLSGEEYVRTVLIENQPENSFTTTIANQKNLVTYVKSEELNWYFVSVSPYSELISNIDQLRRITLLVTAGIVLAGLLSSILLTSNMNKPLSALLEKVMPSPVKPASGLALIDEYKMVNEVFQSYHEREKSMQFVISHSSRTVREHYLHALLRGHSLEDSASSEIIKEIGEEVAGPFFGVLVFKINELEPAGERVEGKQQSLLRFALGNIAKELLEHIGPCDVLIMGGNEAVAILQYTKNQLPEELKPALRNIQSFLNRYFKVTVSIGIGDISFGKGNIPSSYTSAQQYVKYRLIYGKEAILDAAATRHHVLKVLSYPAACEKKLIDAVQQGKPEPIVSAIEEFIDTLSGGSVHQIITFSTQLMLSLLKAFDYLQHVPDSNFNDYLQAVTEIEGAEDLTEIRDIFNRYCSTICKLIEDKHHWMNAKKHNSLIEKVQNYVHEHYAEPNISLDLVSKIAGLSPSYLGKLFKGAAGQSFSEYLNNTRLDKAKELLASTPDTAAKISEAVGIYNITYFSTLFKKKYGLTPSAFREQEAMKGTMDDEG; from the coding sequence ATGCGGGCAACCATCAACCGGCTTGTTCGATACAAGGCATTTCAAAAACTCACGATCTCCTATTTCCTTCTCGTGCTTCTAACCGTAAGTCTGCTGTCCAGTGTACTCTTCTCCCTGTTCTCCAGAAGCGCCATTAAGGAGATCGAACGCAATTCCCGGGCAATGTTATCTCAGATCACGTACGCTTCGGATGTAGTCTATAATCAGGTCATGACGATTGGAAATACACTGCTGACTCAACCGGAGATCCTTTCGTTTCTGGATGAGACGGCAGAGAACAAGGTAAGCAATTATCATATTTTTCAGCAGATTGAGCAAATTGCCAATTTGAATCCTTATATCCACAGTATCGGAATCCACCGGCCTTCTACAGGCACGACAGTCGATACCGCCGGGCTTCCGTTCGACGTATCGCTCACTGCCCTTAGCGCGAAGCAGTACATGGAATTCAATCCGCGCAGCCTGAAGGTTGCCAGCCGCAACAACGGCAGACCCTTACAGTTCCTGACCTTCTTGCTGTATCCGAACTTCGCATACCAGACCGCAGGCAATCCGCTAATCTATATCAATGTGGAGGAGCAGTCGATACTGACGACCATCCGTAAGATAGGCAAAGCAGACGCGGCCAATAATGTCTTCGTGATCAATAATGAAGGTAAAGTGCTGTCCAATACCGATTCCAATCTGTTCCTGGATGATCTATCCGGGGAGGAGTATGTACGGACGGTATTAATTGAGAACCAACCGGAGAACAGCTTCACCACGACGATCGCAAACCAAAAGAATCTGGTCACTTATGTGAAATCAGAGGAACTGAACTGGTATTTTGTAAGCGTTTCACCGTATTCGGAGCTTATTTCTAATATTGATCAGCTCCGGAGAATTACGCTGCTGGTGACCGCCGGAATTGTACTTGCAGGTCTGTTGAGCTCTATCCTGTTGACCTCGAATATGAATAAGCCTTTATCGGCGCTGCTGGAAAAAGTGATGCCAAGCCCGGTCAAGCCCGCATCCGGCTTGGCACTGATAGATGAGTACAAGATGGTGAATGAAGTGTTCCAATCCTATCATGAACGTGAGAAATCGATGCAGTTCGTTATCAGCCATTCTTCCCGGACGGTCCGTGAGCATTATCTACATGCCTTGCTGCGGGGTCATTCCCTGGAGGACTCTGCCTCCAGCGAAATCATTAAGGAGATTGGAGAGGAGGTTGCCGGACCGTTCTTCGGCGTGCTGGTGTTCAAGATCAATGAGCTTGAGCCGGCAGGGGAGAGGGTAGAGGGGAAACAGCAGTCCTTGCTGCGCTTCGCGCTGGGGAATATCGCCAAAGAGCTGCTGGAGCATATCGGCCCCTGTGATGTGCTCATTATGGGCGGAAATGAAGCTGTTGCCATCCTTCAATACACGAAAAATCAGCTCCCGGAGGAGCTAAAGCCTGCCTTGCGTAATATTCAAAGCTTCCTGAATCGTTATTTCAAGGTGACGGTATCTATAGGGATAGGCGATATCTCCTTTGGCAAGGGGAATATTCCGTCCTCGTACACCTCAGCCCAGCAGTATGTGAAATACCGTTTAATCTATGGGAAGGAAGCGATTCTGGATGCAGCAGCGACACGGCACCATGTGTTGAAGGTCTTAAGCTATCCCGCCGCCTGCGAGAAGAAGCTGATAGATGCCGTCCAGCAGGGCAAGCCGGAGCCTATTGTTAGCGCGATAGAAGAATTTATCGATACCCTATCCGGCGGTTCGGTTCATCAGATCATTACCTTCAGCACGCAGCTCATGTTATCTTTGCTCAAAGCTTTTGACTATTTACAGCATGTGCCGGATTCGAATTTCAATGATTACCTGCAGGCGGTAACCGAGATTGAAGGTGCTGAGGATCTGACGGAAATCCGTGACATATTCAACCGCTATTGCTCCACCATCTGCAAGTTAATTGAAGACAAACATCATTGGATGAATGCCAAGAAACATAATAGTCTCATTGAAAAAGTGCAGAATTATGTCCATGAACATTATGCCGAGCCTAATATCTCCCTTGATCTGGTGTCCAAAATCGCCGGACTGTCCCCCAGCTATCTGGGCAAGCTGTTCAAAGGAGCGGCCGGGCAATCCTTCAGTGAATATCTGAACAACACCCGGCTGGACAAAGCGAAGGAGCTGCTTGCTTCAACTCCTGACACGGCGGCCAAGATCAGCGAAGCGGTCGGGATCTACAATATCACTTACTTCTCCACCCTGTTCAAGAAAAAGTACGGGCTGACCCCTTCGGCCTTCCGTGAGCAGGAGGCGATGAAGGGCACGATGGATGATGAAGGATGA